In Ipomoea triloba cultivar NCNSP0323 chromosome 15, ASM357664v1, one genomic interval encodes:
- the LOC116007586 gene encoding CASP-like protein 2B1, whose amino-acid sequence MSYLGVGVSPGNVPVYHGSNLKVVDKRVRLAELVLRCVICGLAIVGAVLIGTDSQVREIFSIRKKAKFTDMKALVFLVIANGLAAAYSLVQVVRCTVSMIRGSVLFNKPLAWAIFSGDQLMAYLSLGAVAAAAQSAVYAKIGQSELQWMRICNMYGKFCNQVGEGIASSLIVSISMIILSGISAFSLFRLYGENKSKCNGR is encoded by the exons ATGAGCTACTTGGGTGTTGGAGTGAGCCCTGGAAATGTTCCAGTCTACCATGGCAGCAACCTGAAGGTGGTTGACAAGAGAGTAAGACTTGCAGAGCTGGTTTtgaggtgtgtgatttgtgggTTAGCGATTGTTGGTGCTGTTCTTATAGGGACAGATAGTCAGGTTAGAGAGATCTTCTCCATTCGGAAGAAAGCTAAATTTACAGACATGAAAGCCCTAGT GTTTTTGGTGATAGCCAATGGATTAGCTGCTGCCTACTCACTGGTTCAGGTTGTGAGGTGCACAGTGAGTATGATTAGAGGAAGTGTTCTCTTCAACAAACCCCTGGCTTGGGCTATCTTTTCTGGTGATCAG CTGATGGCGTACTTGAGTTTGGGTGCTGTAGCAGCTGCAGCACAGTCTGCTGTGTATGCCAAGATAGGGCAGAGCGAACTGCAATGGATGAGGATATGTAACATGTACGGTAAGTTCTGTAACCAAGTCGGGGAAGGCATCGCAAGTTCACTCATTGTTAGCATTAGCATGATAATTCTCTCTGGTATCTCGGCTTTCAGTCTCTTCCGTTTGTATGGTGAAAATAAATCCAAGTGCAATGGAAGATGA